The sequence TGACTAATATCACTGAATAAAAAACCAATAAGGAGGAACTTGGTCGTGCGGTGGTTTTCATTTTCGATCCACCCACCCTCCACCGCGTTCCATGAAAGGAAAATCCATGAGAATCCCCGTCCGCTACCTGTTCCCAGTCCTCGCGCTGGCCGCGGCCCTCCCCTTGATGGCCCAGGCCAAGGGCAGCGACACGAAAGGCAAGTACTACTTCAAGAAGAGCTGCAAGGCCTGCCATGTGAAGGGCGGATCGGCGATGGAACTGACCCCGCTGGCCAAGACCCAGGCCCAGTGGAAGAAGTTCTTCGAAGCCGGCAAGCACGGCAAGCCGGGCGTTCCCCTCACGCCCAAATTCGGCACGCCGGAACAGCTCCTGGACATCAAGACCTTCCTGGTGAACCACGCCTCGGATTCCCCCCAGCCTGAAACCTGCGGTGGCTGAACGAGTCGTTCAATCCCTAGCCTGAACCCTGCCAGGGCAAGCCGCCGCGCATGTGGCCACGGGCGCGGCCCTGCCTTTTCAGCCCTTCCACTCTTTTCAAAGGAGCACCCATGCGAATCACGCGTATCACCGCTCTGTTGCTGGCTGGCCTCGGCCCGCTGGCCCTGGGGGCCCAGACCTCCGATCAGGACGACATCAAAAAACAGATCCAGGAGCTCAAAAAGCAGGTGGAGCTTCTGGAGGAAAAGGCCAAGGATCAGGAGAAGACCCTGACCAAGGTCGAGACCAAGGTGGCCCAGGACAACATCGCCTGGGGCGGCGATCTCCGCACGCGCTTCGATAGCCAGGAATGGAACTTCAAGCCCTACCAGCAGTTCATGGGTTTCGCGCCCCAGGCCATGCCCGGCCCAGGCGGGAGCACGTTCTACGTGCCTTCGCCCGTGGCGATGCCCGTGCCGGCGCAGGACTACAACAACTCCGTGCAGTGGTCCACCCGGCTGCGCCTGCGCATGGGCATCAACATCAGCGAGCACGCCAAGATCATGGGCCGGCTGACCATGTACAAGGTCCACGGCGGTGCGGACGTTCCGACTTTCAACGGCTCGCCGAACACTGTCGCCAATTCCTTCAACAGCGGCAAGGTGCCCACCAACGACATCCTGCACGTGGAGCGCGCCAGTTTCGTCTATGACTGGCCGTCGGTGGGCGTGCTCTCCATCGGCCGCCAGAACACATCGGACGGTCCGCCCTTCGAGGTCCGCGAGGGCGGCGAGCGCCAAGCCACTCCGCAGGCTTTGGCCGTGAACGCGATGGTGGATGGCATCGGCTGGAAATTCCATCTGGACAAGCTGGGGATGCCGGAAAACACGCTCCTGGGCCTCTGCTACGGGATCGGCTACGAGAGCGGCTTCGGCGGCGGTGGCAACATCAAGAGCAGCGCGGCGGTGGTGGGATTCAATTTCTTCCCGGCCCCGAATGCCGGCACGGCCCTGACCCCGGCGCAATACCCGCAGCCCGCCCTGCAGGTGAACACCATCGGCCCGCTGAAGGACAGCACCGTGCTGGGCGTCATGTTCGACATGCCGCTGCTGTTCGAAGCCTTCGGCACCGTGCATTCGGCCAATGTCTACGTGGGCTTCAACCGCTTCGGGAACATGACCGACATCCCTTACGGCAGCCTCAACAACTTCCCGGTTCCGGCCAGCGCGGGAATGGGTGGCATGCCGTCATCCCAGTACGTGACCGCCACCAATAACCTGGGCGACATGGATCAGTGGACCGCCACCTGGAAGCACCGGATCGGCGATACCTTCACCTATTTCGGCAGCTTCGGCTACATCAAGAGCAACCCCAACGGCAAGGTCTCCCAGTACGGCGCCTACTGGAACATGCCCACACCCTTCGGCGGCGCAAACTACCAGTTGACGGGCTTCGGCGGTTTGCTGGGCGATCCCGTCAACAGCCAGAGCGCCACGGCCTACTACGTTGGCGTCCGCTACGATCCGACTCCCGACCTCGGTATCGGCCTGGAGTTCAACCACGGCTCACCCAAATGGTTCACCTACAGCCCAGCCACGGGAGAAGCCACGGAGAAGCTCGGCACTCGCGGCGATGTGTGGGAGGCCTATATCCACTGGAGCTTCGCGAAGAACGTCGCCCTGCGCGCAGGCTACATCGACTACAAGTACAGCACCGCGTTCAGCGGCTGGCACATCGCGCCCATGGCCTTGGAGAACTTCGATCTGTCGAAGAATCCGATGATGCAGTACGCCTTCCCGGCCGGAATCAAGAACACCTATCTGGCGCTCGAAGTGAAGTTCTAGGGGACCGGGCCCGGCCCTGCCTTCCAGTCTCAGGAGAGGATCATGGAACGACGCACTTTCATGGAAATCATCGGCGCGGGATCGATGATCCTCCCGCCGCTGGCCTGCAATTTCCGCAGGCCGGTGGCGGCCGGGCCCACGTTCCTGGATGGCATCGCCACCACCTGCGAGCTGTGCCCGAACAAGTGCTCGGTCCTGGCCGTGGTGAAGGACGGGCACATCACCAAACTGAATCCGAATCCGGAAAATCCGAAGTCCCGTGGAATGCTCTGTGCCCGCGGTAACGCGGCGGTGCAGCAGGTCTACGATCCGGACCGGCTCAAGCAGCCGCTCATCCGCGTGGGCGCCCGGGGCGAAGGGAAATGGCGCCCGGCTAGCTGGGACGAGGCCTTCGATTACACAGCGAAAAAGCTCAGCGACATCAAGGCGAAGCACGGACCTGAAGGCACGCTCTGGTCCAGCACCGAGGGGTTCCAGGAAATCTTCTTCAAGAACCTGGGCCAGGCCTTCGGCAGTCCCAACGTCATGCGCCATCCCAGCCTTTGTCTGGCCTCGGTGAACCTCGCCTACTCCATGACTTTCGGCACGGTGCCGAGCTTCGATCTGCTCAACGCCGACTACGTGATCATGTCCGGGGCCAACCGCTTCGAAAGCATCATCACGCCGGACACCATGGATCTCATCGGCGGGACCATGGAGCGCAAGGCCAAGCTCATCTACCTGGACCCGCGCTTCACCGTCACCGCCTCCAAGGCCGACGAGTGGTATCCCATCAAGCCCGGCACCGACATGGCCTTCATCCTGGCCATGATGAACGTGATCATCACTGAAAACCGCTACGACAAGGCCTTCGTGGAGTCAGTGACGGTGGGCTTCGAGCAGCTCGCCGAACACGTGAAACCCTACACGCCCGAGTGGGCCGAAGGCGAGACCGAGATCCCCGCCCAGGACATCGCCCGCATCGCGCGGGCCTTCTCCGACGCAGCCCCGCGCGCGGTGTTCTACGCGGGCCGGCGCTCCAGCTGGTACCAGAATGATTTCCAGATGCGCCGGGCCCAGGCGCTGCTCAACGCCATCGTCGGGAATTGGGACCGCCAGGGCGGCATGGTGCCGAACCAAAAGATCGCCAAGGGCGAATTCCTCGTGCTGCCCTGGGACGATCCCAAAGCTTCGCGGGTGGACGAAGTGGAAAAGGCCTTCCCGCTCGCCAGCGCCAAAGATGGCGTCTATCTCCCGCTCCGCGAGAACGTGCTGAAGGGCCAGCCCTATCCAGTCAAAGGCTGGATGATCTACAAGCAGGATCCCCTCCACGCCCTGCCGGACCAGGGCAAGACGATGAAGATGCTCGACCAGATGGAGTTCGTCGGCGTCATCGATATCGCCATGAGCGACACCGCCTGGTACGCGGACGTGGTGTTCCCGGAAAGCCATTATCTGGAGCGCACGGATCCCATCGAGGTGATGCCCGGCATCTGGCCCGCGGCGGTCTACCGGCAGCAGGTGGTCAAGCCCATCCACGACACCAAGCCCTGCCTGGAGATCGCGCAGGGGTTGGCCAAGCGGCTGGGGCTGTCGGACTATTTCGACTACACCATCGAACAATGGGTGGAGGCCGAAGCCAAGGAATTGCCGGTGCAGAACGGCCTGGCGCACATGAAGCAGCGCGGCGTCGTGGCTGTGTCCCAACCCAAATATGGCGCCACGCTCAACCCGGTCCACCGCTTCCTGACCAAGAGCGGCAAGATCGAGATCTTTTCGGAGCGGTTGAAGGAAGCGGGCCAGGATCCGCTTCCGGTCTACACCACGCCCGTCCAGCCCAGCGGCGGGCGGTTCCGCCTGGTGCTTGGACGGAAGGCCACCATCACCCACGCCACGTTGACGAACCTCCCCTGGCTGCACGAGCACAATCCTGAAAATGATCTGTGGATCCACCCGGAGCCAGCCGCAAAGTTGAACATCCGCAGCGGTGATCTGCTGGACGTATCCAGTTCCGTCGGCCAGGTGCGCATCAAGGCCCGGGTGACGCAGGAAATCCGGCCCGACTGCGTGTTCATGCTCCACGGCTTCGGCAAGAAGTCCCCCTGGCTGAAGCGCGTGCACAACGTCGGCGCCGCCGATTCGGTGCTGCTGGAGACCGCCTGGGACAAGGTGAGCGGGAACGCCGCCATGCACGAGACCTTCGTCAAAGTCGTGAAGGTTTGATATGTATCCGGGGGGGACCGCCTGCTCGCTTCGCTCACTACGTCCCCCCCGGACCCCCCACCTCTTGGTCGGGCGACCCGCCCATGAGGTCTGATGGAGTCTGCCATGGCAACAAAAACCCTGAAAACCGCTCAGTCCATTCGACGCTTCGCGATGGTCATCGATGCGAAAAAATGCATCAACTGCAAGGCCTGCGTGGTCGCGTGCAAGGCCGAAAACCAGGTGCCGCTGGGTGTTTTCCGCAACTGGATCGGCGAAGAGGCTTCAGGCGAATATCCCCGCCTGCGCATGAGCTTCGATCCTGAGCAGTGCCATCACTGCGCGGATCCGAGCTGTGTCCGGGTCTGCCCCACCGGCGCCAGCTGGCAGCGGGAGGACGGCATCGTGCTTGTGAAGGAAGACGACTGCATCGGCTGCAAGTACTGCATCATCGCCTGCCCCTACGACGCGCGTTACCACAATCCAGAGACCCACACCGTGGGCAAGTGCACCTTCTGTTCGCATCGCGTGGATCGCGGCGAGGTGCCGGCCTGCGTGGAGACCTGCCCCAGCAAGGTGCGCGTGTTCGGCGATCTGAACGATCCCAAGAGCCAGCTGCACCAGCTCCTGGCCACCCGCCGCTACGAAGTGAAGAATCCCCAGACCGGCAACGGCCCCCAGCTCTACTACCTGCTTTAGCTTTTCTAGGACACGACATGCGCGAACCGGTCTGGGAATTCCTCATCGTCAATTACCTCTTTCTGGGCGGCCTTTCCGCAGGGCTCTATTTCGCCTCGGCGCTGGCCACCTGGATCCAGGAGGACGGCCATTCTGCCTATCCTCGCATCGCCCGGTGGGGCGCGGTCTTGGCGCCCTGGCCCGTGAGCCTCGGCTCGGCCCTGCTGGTGCTGGACTTGGGGCAGCCCTTCCGGTTCTGGAAGATCTTTTTCCATTTCCGGTGGCGCAGCCCCATGTCCATCGGCAGCTGGCTGCTGGTGGCCTTCACGTTCCTGAGCCTGGCCTACCTTTGGTCCTGGCTGGAGCAGAGCGAACGGCAGTCGCTGCTCGCGCGCATCCCTGAAAAAATCCGTACGCGGATTCCGGTCCGAGTGCGCGGGTGGCTGGATCTGGATGCCTCTGCCTGGCGGCGGAATCTGGCGATGCTCGGCTTCCCCATCGCGGTGGGCGTGGGCATCTACACCGGCGTGCTGTTGGGCGCCGTGCAGGCGCGGCCGTTCTGGAACACCAACCTGGTGGCGCAGATGTTCCTCTTCAGCGCCCTCAGCTCCGGCACCGCGGCCCTGGTGGTGGCCCGGCTCCTGGACCAGGAGCCCGTGGAACTGAAGGAGATGCGTTTCCTCTATTCCATGGACATCACGCTGATCGTGTTGGAACTGTTCATCGTCCTGCCCTATCTCATCCACGGCGAGCTCAGCAGCCTGGCGGTGAAACATGCTCTGGCGCAGGTGCTTGGCGGACCTTTCACGATCGTGTTCTGGATGTTCTTCATGGGGGTCGGCTTGCTGCTGCCCTTGGCCATCGAACTGTATGAATTCAAGCCCGTGATCCTCGGGAAGGGAACTTTCCATATCCAGCCCCGCTGGGCTCTCACCGCCGGTGGGCTGGTGCTGTTCGGCGGCTACATGCTGCGTTATGTCTTCGTGTTCGCGGGTCAGGCCACGGGGTTCCGATGAGCTTCCACCTGCCCGAGCTGCTCCAGGCCCTGGCAGCGGTTTACGCCAGGCCAGGGGCCTTTCCGAAGGCGGCCCTGGAGGCCGCCACGCAAGCCTTCTGGGTTTCGGCTTCCCTGAAGTCGGATCTGGAATGCTTGTTGGCTTCAGAAACACCGGATCTCGCGGTGGCCTATGCCGATCATTTCCTGGTGAGCCGGGAGCATCCGGTTTTGCATCTGGAAGCTTCGGTCCACCGCACAGGTTTGTTGCGGGATCCAGCTCTTCTCCATGACCTGGACCGGCACTACGAGGTCTTCGGATTCTGCCCACCTGAGGGCCTGGGCCCCGACCATCTAGCCACCGAACTGGAAGCCTTGGCCATGGGGCTCCAGCGCTTGGGAAACGCCACCGAAGATGAGGTGCCCAAGGTCGTGTCCACCCTGCTGAGTTTGGTCGATCTTCACCTGCTTCCGCTGCTTACGGAACTGGACACGCTGGCTGGGCGCCGGTCCCTCCACCCGGTCTATGCGGCCGCGCTGAAGTCCACTTCGTCCTGCGTGGAATTGGTACGGGGTGGCATCTTCGCCTTCACCTGACCCGGACTTCCCTCATCGGGTATCTTGGGATCAACCTATCTGGAGGTCCCATGTTCCGCCACCTCGCCGATTTCAAGACCATTTGGGCGCATGAAGTGGAGCACACCCTGCACGTGTTGGAGGCGATTCCCGATGCCGCTTCGCACCAGGCCGTCGCGCCCGAGCACCGGGATCTGCGGCGCATCGCGTGGCACCTGGTGGAGACCTGCGTGGAGATGCCCGGCAACATGGGCCTGAAAATCGAGGGATTCGCGGGCGAACCCTTCAAGACCCATCCGCCCGCCACCATGAAGGAGATCCGGGACACCTACGCGGCGGTCTCCGGGTCGGTCCAGGCCGAAGTGGCGAAGCTCAATGACATGGCCCTGGCCATGGACTACCCCTTCTACGGCATGACCTGGACCGGGGCGCTCGGGCTCTTCGTGCTGGTGACGCACCAGAGCCACCACCGCGGCCAGATGACCGTGCTCATGCGCCAGGCCGGCCTGAAGGTGCCCGGCACCTACGGCCCCGCCAAGGAGGAATGGGGCGCCTTCGGCATGGAGACGCCGGTGGTTTAGCGCTTCGGAAGGTTCTGCCTGGCGTAGATGCGCTTCTTGATGCTGTCGTAGAGCCCCGCGGTGATGATGTCGTGGGTGACCAGATGGGCTTTGCTCTTGTAGGGACGCCCGGCGATGATCTTGTCCGCATAGGCATCGGTGATGCCGGGAACGGTCTTCAATTCGTCCTTGGAGGCATGGTTGATGTCCACTGGGGCCACTTTCGGCGTTTTGGCCTTTTCAGCTTTCAGGGCCTTGGACCTGGCCTTGGATTGGGCCGCGATC comes from Holophagaceae bacterium and encodes:
- a CDS encoding cytochrome c, whose product is MRIPVRYLFPVLALAAALPLMAQAKGSDTKGKYYFKKSCKACHVKGGSAMELTPLAKTQAQWKKFFEAGKHGKPGVPLTPKFGTPEQLLDIKTFLVNHASDSPQPETCGG
- a CDS encoding DUF3373 family protein; amino-acid sequence: MRITRITALLLAGLGPLALGAQTSDQDDIKKQIQELKKQVELLEEKAKDQEKTLTKVETKVAQDNIAWGGDLRTRFDSQEWNFKPYQQFMGFAPQAMPGPGGSTFYVPSPVAMPVPAQDYNNSVQWSTRLRLRMGINISEHAKIMGRLTMYKVHGGADVPTFNGSPNTVANSFNSGKVPTNDILHVERASFVYDWPSVGVLSIGRQNTSDGPPFEVREGGERQATPQALAVNAMVDGIGWKFHLDKLGMPENTLLGLCYGIGYESGFGGGGNIKSSAAVVGFNFFPAPNAGTALTPAQYPQPALQVNTIGPLKDSTVLGVMFDMPLLFEAFGTVHSANVYVGFNRFGNMTDIPYGSLNNFPVPASAGMGGMPSSQYVTATNNLGDMDQWTATWKHRIGDTFTYFGSFGYIKSNPNGKVSQYGAYWNMPTPFGGANYQLTGFGGLLGDPVNSQSATAYYVGVRYDPTPDLGIGLEFNHGSPKWFTYSPATGEATEKLGTRGDVWEAYIHWSFAKNVALRAGYIDYKYSTAFSGWHIAPMALENFDLSKNPMMQYAFPAGIKNTYLALEVKF
- a CDS encoding molybdopterin-dependent oxidoreductase, which translates into the protein MERRTFMEIIGAGSMILPPLACNFRRPVAAGPTFLDGIATTCELCPNKCSVLAVVKDGHITKLNPNPENPKSRGMLCARGNAAVQQVYDPDRLKQPLIRVGARGEGKWRPASWDEAFDYTAKKLSDIKAKHGPEGTLWSSTEGFQEIFFKNLGQAFGSPNVMRHPSLCLASVNLAYSMTFGTVPSFDLLNADYVIMSGANRFESIITPDTMDLIGGTMERKAKLIYLDPRFTVTASKADEWYPIKPGTDMAFILAMMNVIITENRYDKAFVESVTVGFEQLAEHVKPYTPEWAEGETEIPAQDIARIARAFSDAAPRAVFYAGRRSSWYQNDFQMRRAQALLNAIVGNWDRQGGMVPNQKIAKGEFLVLPWDDPKASRVDEVEKAFPLASAKDGVYLPLRENVLKGQPYPVKGWMIYKQDPLHALPDQGKTMKMLDQMEFVGVIDIAMSDTAWYADVVFPESHYLERTDPIEVMPGIWPAAVYRQQVVKPIHDTKPCLEIAQGLAKRLGLSDYFDYTIEQWVEAEAKELPVQNGLAHMKQRGVVAVSQPKYGATLNPVHRFLTKSGKIEIFSERLKEAGQDPLPVYTTPVQPSGGRFRLVLGRKATITHATLTNLPWLHEHNPENDLWIHPEPAAKLNIRSGDLLDVSSSVGQVRIKARVTQEIRPDCVFMLHGFGKKSPWLKRVHNVGAADSVLLETAWDKVSGNAAMHETFVKVVKV
- a CDS encoding 4Fe-4S dicluster domain-containing protein; its protein translation is MATKTLKTAQSIRRFAMVIDAKKCINCKACVVACKAENQVPLGVFRNWIGEEASGEYPRLRMSFDPEQCHHCADPSCVRVCPTGASWQREDGIVLVKEDDCIGCKYCIIACPYDARYHNPETHTVGKCTFCSHRVDRGEVPACVETCPSKVRVFGDLNDPKSQLHQLLATRRYEVKNPQTGNGPQLYYLL
- the nrfD gene encoding polysulfide reductase NrfD, whose protein sequence is MREPVWEFLIVNYLFLGGLSAGLYFASALATWIQEDGHSAYPRIARWGAVLAPWPVSLGSALLVLDLGQPFRFWKIFFHFRWRSPMSIGSWLLVAFTFLSLAYLWSWLEQSERQSLLARIPEKIRTRIPVRVRGWLDLDASAWRRNLAMLGFPIAVGVGIYTGVLLGAVQARPFWNTNLVAQMFLFSALSSGTAALVVARLLDQEPVELKEMRFLYSMDITLIVLELFIVLPYLIHGELSSLAVKHALAQVLGGPFTIVFWMFFMGVGLLLPLAIELYEFKPVILGKGTFHIQPRWALTAGGLVLFGGYMLRYVFVFAGQATGFR
- a CDS encoding molecular chaperone TorD family protein, which gives rise to MSFHLPELLQALAAVYARPGAFPKAALEAATQAFWVSASLKSDLECLLASETPDLAVAYADHFLVSREHPVLHLEASVHRTGLLRDPALLHDLDRHYEVFGFCPPEGLGPDHLATELEALAMGLQRLGNATEDEVPKVVSTLLSLVDLHLLPLLTELDTLAGRRSLHPVYAAALKSTSSCVELVRGGIFAFT
- a CDS encoding DinB family protein translates to MFRHLADFKTIWAHEVEHTLHVLEAIPDAASHQAVAPEHRDLRRIAWHLVETCVEMPGNMGLKIEGFAGEPFKTHPPATMKEIRDTYAAVSGSVQAEVAKLNDMALAMDYPFYGMTWTGALGLFVLVTHQSHHRGQMTVLMRQAGLKVPGTYGPAKEEWGAFGMETPVV
- a CDS encoding helix-hairpin-helix domain-containing protein, yielding MPLKLTLAAALILGIPALGWAAQAKPTAPGKTSAAGKSAVDPLIAAQSKARSKALKAEKAKTPKVAPVDINHASKDELKTVPGITDAYADKIIAGRPYKSKAHLVTHDIITAGLYDSIKKRIYARQNLPKR